The genome window TCCTGTAGTGTACAGTGTAAATAGTTTGTTTTTATCAATTAACAAAGAGGAAGGTAAATGAACAAAAggaaaatccaaataaaatcaCTTGCACATAATGTTTGAAAATTGGCAGGCATCTTATTCCTAACATCTTAGAGAACTAACCACAAAAAGTCTCTGGCCATAGGCTGCCTTACATCCTTCTGTCACTTCATGTAAACCCAGACTCCCTCAACGATTTTGAAATTGGGCTTCTGTGGGGGATAAACCATCACTTCCCGGACTCTTTGTTCTTCTCTACACTGAAGGATAGTTCTTTATGACACTGAATGATGAGTTCTTTGCTAAATATtcgggtcattgtcttgttgtaGAATACATTTGGGGcaaactttgtcacacttgctcctTTGTATTCCCATCCAAAATACAGGAggttacattacatttttgtttcaatctgaaaactggtctgtcatgGAATATGTTGGCATGccaatattcttctgtaattttatttatacatttttaagtaatgtttagaaatattaaatgattttgtacataaagcaaacaaagcagacatctactgtataacaaAATTTGAGAATATACTGCCTAAGACTTTTACTTAGTACTGGATCTATACTCTGCAAAAATCAGGCATATGCAAATAACTGAAGGATGTTCTCAAGGATGTCCTACATTCcaaaaatactattaaaaaagcagtaaatagtacttaataaaacaaagtgaaTAATTGGTGTGCCGACccttctataaaaaaaaattagctgcATAGTTACTTACTGAACATTCTGCAGAACACTGTCACACCTGCTTCAGTTTTCTTGCAAGCaaaactcattttttttcttttctaaaagtggTCTTTTACATAAATATGCTGCGTTCTTTTCTGGCctgcagatttattttttttcctggaatactaatgtttataaatgtttggcAATACTGATATGAAAACATATGTAAAAAGGTTTGTACTAAAACACATGGTGTCTAAGACATTTGCatgatactgtataaatgtatagtTTCATTGTGTTGTGTTTCTTGAATAAGAAAGGATATATAAATATCAACAGGAAAGTTCTGATTGTCAgagtaaaaaactttttataataacaataaaaaaaaaaaatacacaccacAAATCAGCTAACAAATACACTATCTAAAGCTTTCCATGAGTGATGAGAGCAGTGAAGTCTAAATTATGCATTAATAGTAGACTAtttaaatatgcatagaaatCTCAATCGTCCTTTCCTCTTTGCCGAAGGCTCCTGGGTTTTCCATTCTCTGGCTTCCTTTTTTTGAATAGGGCTCCCAAGTCACCTTCATCTCCCAGAGAGGTGACGATGCGTTCCTTGAACTTAGTTTTGACCTCTGTGGGCACATCAGAGGATGAAGATGTAGAGTCTCCACTTAACTTCTGTGGCAACTGTAAATCCACATTTTCACTGTAGATGTAGGCAAGACATTTAacagtacaaataaataaaatgataggGTACATACAATGATATCTGACACTGAGGCATTTGATGCTGTGATGTTAAAATAAGGCAAAACTGTACTTACTATGGGTcaatctcctcctcctccagaaTCTGTTCCCAGTCACCATATGGGTTTGCCTTTCTAAATATCTTTGCAGcaggttcttttttttcagtggcAGACTCTTGCAAATCTTCTCCCTTAGTTTCTTTTTCATCATTCCCTGATACTGTcacttcttcctttcttttctggAAAGAATGTACTCTTTACTCTAAATGCCTCCATTATATGGACCCCATTTTTATCATCACTTTAAGCAATTCACAATTTGGTTAGCATGCAGATATTACTGCCAATgtctacacattatatatatagtaacaattaaaattttaggtaGTATAGTATATATTTCTGCTTTATTAAAGGAgagtatgtttacatttttattccagatgaataaaaatattagggctgcaacaacgaatcGATAACAATCGATATCAATAAAATCGTCAAaaatcgattactaaaatagtTGGCAATGAATTCCATAATCGATTCGTTATGTTGCGCGACgcggagacatttgattatttaaaaaaacttcagTTGAAAACTTCGGTCTTGTGCACTGATGCAGCAGAGTTCGGTGCCTCATAGACAGGgcggagaattttttttaaaaaggtagaGGAAAGATACATGGCGGAGGATGCTGGGTCCTAgtgtgcgtctcttactggtataatcaacatctgtgcatgcgtgtactgtttactataacactgtatactgttattttaaacatgcgtgtgtaaaagattttattttgtgtctgtatgtgtgtgcacagcGCGTATAGCAAAACACGCATATAgacaagtctcattagagacgttaaaaatccattttctctctctgattaagacttagcctgctcttttcctgctgtgtgtgtttgtgtgtgtgtgtgactgtgtgcgTGCGCAAGCATCATTGGAGACCGtgccacacaaacacagaccctgttatgccctaaaatgcccccctgcaatggattgccccctcaacataatcgctatcaaagattgtattagaacataaattcataggttaatggtttacaaattacaaattgacaataaaataaaccaatgGCAGAGGGGCAtgttagcgcataacaccggaacaaattatgctcgtaatccaaggtcccactgtatatatttggcagatgttaagcatacatgtctatgttttttgtgttagtctatttttattttattttattattactataacagCTCAAGGAACAACTTGTTTGTGCACcttctaaagattttagttctgttttgaATGAAGggttggaaaaaaattattttctcagTTTCCTGTTGTTCATCcgattaatcaaaaaaataatcGACAGATTAatccattattaaaataatcgttagttgcagccctaaaaaatattattcatatatattttaacactgACAAGCTGcttatattaaataacaaacaatTACCTAAACTAAATTTAGtaatctaaacaaacaaaatataatttttaaaatgctacTTAAAAAAGCAAATCACAATTATTGCATCTAATAAGAAGTACATGCAATATCGCTCACCCTGAAGCTAATTTTAGGAGTTCGGGGATGTTTGGAATCCAAACCATCTTTGCCAGAGAGGGATTCTGACTCAGGCATACTCTGAACCTTGTGTTGCACATTTGTTTCAGATGGGTGTTCCTCTTTAGGAGAAATCACAGATGGCTTTTCCCATGTAGActctttaaacagaaaaaaaaaaaaaaaaaaatatatatatatatatatatatatagagagagagagagagagagagagaaaaaaaagtatttagtcagccaccaattgtgcaagttctcccatttaaaaagatgagagaggcctgtaattttcataataGATATACATCACCTATGAGaggcaaaataagaaaaactaaaatccagaaaatcacattgtaggatttttaatgaattaattggtaaattcctctgtaaaataagttttatatttttagagtttgaactcgttatcagtataaaatacacctgtccacaacctcaaacagtcagtcacactccaaactctttggccaagaccaaagagccgtcaaaggacaccagaaacaaaattgtagacctgcaccagggtgggaagactgaatctgcaataagtaagcagcttggtgtaaagaaatcaactaTGGGAGCAATGATTAGAAAATGGTAAAcaaacaagaccactgataatctccctcaatctggggctccacgcaagatcttaCCCGGTGGGGTCAAattgatcacaagaactgtgagcaaaaattccAGAACCACATGGTGGGACCTAATGAATGACCTGTGGAGAGCTGgtaccaaagtaacaaaggctaccatcagtaatgcACTGCGCCGCCAGAGACTTAAATCCTGGAGTACCAGacatgtccccctgcttaagccagtacatgtccaggcccatctgaagttttcTAGAAAGCATTTAGATGATACAGAAGAGGATTTGAAGAATGTCATGATGACGttagatgaaaccaaaatagatataaaagaatgaatggagccatgtatcgtgagattttgtgtgaaaacctccttccattagcaagagcattgaagatgaaacgtggctgggtctttcagcatgacaatgatctcAAACACACCGTCCGGGCAATGAATAAGTGGCTTCGTAACAACTATTTTAAGGTCCtgaagtggcctagccagtctccagtctcaaccccatagaaaatctttggaaggagccccaaaacatcactgctgtagagaagatctgcatggagaaatgggccaaaataccagatgtttgacctctgtcattgccaacaaagagtACATAAAGTAttcagatgaaattttgttattgaccaaatacatattttccaccataatttgcaaaaaaaattattaaaaaaaatcctacaatgtaattttcttgttatttttttgtttttttttcttattttgtctctcatagtttaGTTATACCTATGCCTcccttatctttttaagtgggagaacttgcacaattggtggctgactgaatacttttttgccccacttttttgccccatcctgtgtgtgtgtgtgtgtgtgtgtgtgtgtgtgtgtgtgtgtgtgtgtatgtgtgtgtgtgtgtgtgtgtgtgtgtgcgcacaagtgtgtgaatgagggtgTAAGTCATGCAAGGGATGGAAATCATAACGGACCATTAAATCCAATATCATGACACCTAGATCCTGATTCGATTTGTTATGCAATTTTAAAAGTATCATGATTTCCTAAATATctcaattaaaaacattttcaaatggTCACAAGTTTTAAACTTTGAACACTGTATAAAAATTGCGTTACACCTCTTAAGCATTAAAagctttaattaatttatctgAACTTTTATGAATCTTTTTCAAACTTATGTCTAGCTTTTATTGTTGGCTGCTTGCAAAATGTTTAGCTTTCTCACAGCTTTGTCTGACAGTGTTAAGCACTATGGGCCTGTTTGGATTAATACCGTACCAAACTTTAGCATGCCACTGTTTGCATATAGCATGGTTCATATTCACTTTACCATCACCACTTAAATTATGAAAACCAAGGTTCTTAAAAACATTCGATTTAAACTTTGGAGGAGCCTCCCAAGGCTGCTGTCTGAGCCCAAAACTCTTTTCCCTCTACACCCACTGCTTCTCTCCAACCCTGGATCACAATTTCATCCTAAAATTTTCCAAAATGAGAGAAAAGCCAAAGAGTCAACAAGACTGCAGAAAGAATAATCAGCTTCCCCTGCCTTCCATGTACACTATGAAAACACAGCTCTGCAGAAACAAAGCTCAGGCCATCCTAACATTTTCGCAATAGACATGATCGATTTGTACTGGGCTCAGGaacaattttatttgattcGTGGCCAAGTATGCTGTATCGTTCTCAAGACCACCTTTTCCAGCAGAGTAGGGCACGATTGGATtttcactgatcaaaatgaatcaGATTTCTATTATAAACATTGGAATATTGGGATCACTGAAATTTGAAATTTGAGTGAAATGTGTTAAAACCCATATTAAAAAGATACAATTTGTCAGGGTTTAAAAAAGATAGCATTTGAACATATGGACTATGAAGTAGAGTATAAGAATTTTTGTCACATACGACGGAGATGAATGCCTTTATATATGTATGAAGTGTGGATTGTATATCAGGCCTCCTTAAGAATGTTTAAGCAATTAAACATTAACTGGTTAAAGTCTTGAAGCAGTTACATCTGTAAtggtataaaaataattatctaaataaataataattatctaAATAAATCTCAATAATCTTGATACTGAGAATGCATGAAAACTACAAGATATAAATGGGTTCCAAGATGATATGTTGTGCCAACCTGAACTCACCTCCAGTTTCTGTGTTATAATAGTACAAATATCCCTCTGGGCTTGTAGCTTCCATCCACATACTTACTGTCTGTGTTAAAAATAGAATGTGCTCAGgttgttaattaaaattaaagtaaaaaagctGATTAACTACTTGTGAATcacataatattaaatattcaataaaattaaaaagcttTATACATAATTcgcaaaataaatatttaccccAGTTTGGTCTTTTGCTGAAGATTCACTTTGACCTTGAAACCCTTCTGGCTTCTCCCACTGAGATGCTAAAATGAATGATATACTTatgtcattgtgcaaagtgcAGTCACGCCAAATTTCACTACACATGTTTAGAACAACTGTTGATTTGTTTTGGTAGCACTgtatacaacaacaaaaaaaaagcattaggtCTTAGTAAAAACCAACCTCCAGTTGTTGTGTTGTAGTAGTAAATTTGTCCATTATTAGTTGTACCCTGCACCCAGTCGCCAGGTTTACTCTTGTCAGGTTCTGCACCACCTTCAACCTCAAATTTTTCAGGTTTGGTTTTAGCCTGAACAGAAGGTTCTAAGtccaataaaacataataaggTGTTCTTTATTGagaattttttagttttaataatgcTATAAAACAATCAACAAAAATTAACCTCCACTATAacactgtataaatacaaaaaattgAGTTTTAccttgcaaaaaaaatgcaaacatagGTAAACTGGTGCAAAAAATATCTCCACAAAAAAAGCAACAGAGAAGTGTGAACGTACAACAATTTCTTTTATTGGGTAAAAGTGTAACGTCATGTTACCTGCTTCTGCTCTCATCCGTTTCATGTCTTCTTTGTAGGCTTCCAAAGCAGCTTCTTCCATTGCAGCAAACTCCTTAGacattttttcttccttcttggCTTTGTCAGTGCTGTTctttttaatctaaaatgaaACATGAAAGGAGGGGTGAGAAATATTTGGTCACATGTACTATCACCACACAGACATTTCTTATCTCTCCATAAATGAACCACACCTTATGCTGATACGTTTTCCCCTGAacttttttattacagcagCCCCTGCTGGTATTTATATGTAGAGGAGGTTAGAGAGGTGCtttataatgtgtaaaaatgcaGTAACTTACCTCTTCGATTTTGGCGGCAACATTTTGTTTgtgattttttcccctctcatgAAATTCTATGCtcttttccaataaaaaaaaaaaagtcttaaaaatatAGACATGCAGTATAACAAATACAGTGCAGCAACAACACTAGTTAAGGAatctaataattaatatattcaaAATATGACCTTCTTACAGGCTTATTGTCAGCAATCCAGCACTTGCAATATTGGCAGAATTTTTTGGGCTGGGATTTCCAATAGTCAGCCcttcatttattacaaaagaCAAATGGGTTACATGCATGCATAAGCTTTTATACGTCCGTGAGTTCATTCAAATGTGTCAGAAGACATAATCTTATAGAAGACAGAACCGTACATGCAACTTAACATTTGCATTACTGTTACTTACATTACTTTCGCAATTTATCGTAGTCGTAACGCCCATTAGACACTTATCTTAAACACTCTTATTTAGCTACTtagctaaacaaaaaaattgtcgcATGTATTTGACGTTTCGGATTGTGCGACACTCATAGGCTGCGTTCTGATCGACTGTAGGTGCGTTCCAAACGGCCTGAAGTACCCTGCGAAGTATACTTcacagggtgttcagccatgttgaGTGTGATTTCAAACCTTTATATAATTGGATGTAcaattaaaatacaatacagtacaaaatcTCGCAGAGGATAAAACAACATTCAGTTACtacaatacaataataaaagagCGAAAGGGGGCTAGAAATAttcacagtaataaaaaaaatgagtgcAAAATAAAGAGAGCACGGCATTGGAGGCATGAGTCAAAACAGTAACACATGAGAAAAGTCATCATAGATCCTTACTGATTTGCTTGATTTCAGTTTCTTAAGTCACATGAAGTATTGTTTAAAGTCACTTATGAACCATATGTTTAGTATTTCTCCACGTACTACAATGTAATGTATCTAGTATTTACCTAAAGGGATGATAATGTTAATCACAGTAGAAACAGAGGGGTGTAATTATCCATGTAGAAGATAACATCAGATATATCAAACTGTGGAATATCGTTGATCTTTAATGATAACCAGGTGTGTATTTCTAACCAAAAATTAGCTGACACAGGACATAGAAAAAACAGGTGTTGTAACGTTTCACAGGCTGCATCACAAAAAGAACACAGGTCCACCTCAAATTTAAACTGATTCTTAACCGCAGGGAGCGAAAATGTTCAGTTCTAAGGGAACTACGAACgtgtagggaacaagtgaacaacaggtcttcacttctccggaaaagggaatgaaaattttcccataagtcACTGCGGTTTGCTGGAACGTGAAAAACGAAGCtcggatttatatatttattgtgatTATTATCGAAGACGACATCGTATTAAAAggacatttttacaattttatttaatcaagaaattCTTAGTACTATATAGTCTAgtaatttgtaaacaaaaatCTCTATACATCAGtttaatctattattattattaatcaataatttatttacgtTTCAatagtatgtttatttatttcttcaatAAACATGCAATATGTATTGTCCGtaatgtgaaatttccacagcagtaGCGATAGGTATCggggtgcttatgttaccatggtaacgcacgcAGGAAGAGACATCTGCGCAGATGACTTAGGCTCTACgcaggggcaagagggggcaGCGCCcctcaaataaatgtcttaCCCCCTCAAACAAAAATTTTGAAATGTTGAGAACGCATGTGTTAATATATTCACAAAATGAATCTGCGGTAGAGGAAAAATCCGccgaaaaagggacactacacaatacggtattagatttccctcatgtctctgtatCTCAGCTGtgttcattcacaggctgcagcgcgcgcacgcacgcacacacattcctcccctgagccctcggtagcctaacgtagtgtcGTGTCAGATTTCAGTTCGGTCATGGAGTCGAAAGACTTTGAAGAAGCTGcagcaacaagcacagcgataaGTCCACGTCCGCTGAATTTGACAGACTGAAGACAAATTACCGTTGTCTGACAGACCCCTACGTAAAGCCCCGCCCCACACTGTAGTTCTATACTGCTTTGTTTCAAATAATCACAGCAGTTTTTACAAAGCCAGCTCATTTACCTTCCACTCCAGCTTTAATCAGCTCACAAAGAGAAAGTTATTTCTGCAGTGGATCCATTTTTTAGAGCTTTTAAAAAGTGTAGTGCTGCTCCTACCTGTACTCCTACTGTAATGGTACTGCTGCTAGTACATCAGAGACAGCTACGACTAATAATACTCCTACTTCAGCAGGTACTGCTTCTTCTGTTCCTCTTCCAACATGTGCTGTCCCAAAGCAGCCTGCTCGTCGCACCATTTCACACAAAAGAAAGCAGAATTTGGTGATCTTGGCCAATGAGAAGTCCATAACAGATAActgttcatttactataaaaaaaataaaaaaaagtaaaatatttaaatatatataaacataatatgatctgttctatagcccatctgctttaacttagtttttttttttattatttataagacaacctttcagttttgtaaatattctagttatagtgtgttaagtcttactgtaggttaaacatttttaaaaaattataccatccagctaagataaatgttatgtcgttGATTGGTAAAATCTGCATTaaggatatatattttttatttaattaattttttaagtttccctcctgatacatataatatatattttcagtttCCCTCCTATACTCCTGCTGGTATAGctcttaaggtcactgaggcatgtggtcagggggtttgcCCATACCAGCAGGAGACAGGTCTGAAGGTAAGACAAAGTTAAttccacttctccaggctttaaatgcagctaacaacacaattcagcaaggacaatactgtaaatttaagcactgtattattttttttttaaaagactgaCATACCCAGtattatattttgaaataaagactgacattgaaaaaaaggacattttggaataaaaacaactggaattaaataaaatgcctctgcaatattctctgttattgggaaaaataacgaccatgaaatattatgtcataataataagtaaatttatatagcagaatgcaatatatttcacaataagaagctttttttttccaaaatgtgttccattatttcacCCTATCATTGTCATATTACatctgtgtcttatttattcagagagttattttttttatcatgccctatttatttatttaattttaaacactttgtagTTCCATACTTTTCACCCTTCATTTTGAACTGAGCTGCGTTCCATTTCGCAGTGTACTCCGTAAGTGAATCCGAAGCTCCGTTTGCAGTAAATGTTGCTGAAGGGAATTTCCCTCGACAAAACTTCACCATTTGAAACACTCTGTGAAGTCACCAGCGCTGATGTCACTTCCTCCGTATTattgataataacaataataataataatagttgatTTAAGATGTATcgagatttatttattgattacaGATTACtaaacaatataatattaaagaTTTCCAGATTTAAGTAAAGTTTAAATTATTGTCTATATTAATATGATGTCCTCGTcgataataataagaaatatatgATTCTTTTTTTGAGCTCCATTCTTTTTGGTTATGACTGCACGCTCAAGTACACGCGATGAAAGGATGTCACGCAGAAGCAGACAGCATTTTTAGTTTGTTGCAGGtggataatttaagttttatttcttaaatactATGAGGACTCAAATAGATATagtattttatagtattttatttgaaagtatCCTTCAACCCAGCGTCTTTTTTCCGgaattcaaaatgtttttatatacatataggctacgtttacactgtcgggtaaatgtgacccaattccgtttttttttgctcatatgtgacacatatccgatatgttctatgtccgtgtaaacaggaaaaaaacgcatgcattccgatatttcgagatcggtttcaggcctccttcatatgtggaaataaatcagatataaatcagatatgtgctatgattgtcgtgtaaacggacagatcggatttcctgaggcattgcACTCTGTACGCCATTAAAACTGTgacttcttcgcggtttaatgacgtaatgttatttatataacatGACATGGAAATGGAAAAGCACCcagcgcccccccccccctccctttttaaatgcttataagggctaaataaaattaggaaatcagtatttggtgaatgaagcatatgcacaggctgcatttatgctgtttttttctcctccccgttttaaaaccatggtgacgttttgcgaactttgcatatatcacAAAGtgtcaagcatacttcacctttgTCTATCTTAGCCAGTGTGTAGCGCAacaacctccctttaagtatgcgcgatgttttagatggcatggcaagtgtaaacacgtgtatcggatatgagccatagttgaaagaacgtgtaaacagacggtcaaaaaaattagatctaggcaacaaatcagaattgggcattgagacctggggtccgttcttcgtacgtcgctaactcagttagctggatttgattgttgtggatttgtcctgatcttggattgtttcgttcttcgatgcgcttctagcatttgttgtcatagcaacatatcagttgaaatggcgaggtcacatcaggggtccgttcttcgtacgtcgctaactcagttagctggatttgattgttgtggatttgtcctgatcttggattgtttcgttcttcgatgcgcttctagcatttgttgttatagcaacatatccgtaagcttgaacctgctcgggagcaggtttatttcatgtaaacaggatttagcctgcgctcctggcgggttatgattggttgaaatggcgaggtcacatctaattggttaaagagcatgactgactcacgtggaaaaagaaaagtatatgccccctgccatggactcccccccactctcacacacacacacacacacacacacacacacacacataatcgctatcaaatattatatatgaacataaattcataggtttattattatcaaatatgatattactattataataaaccctaggcacgagacagccgtcaagaccattaatacaaattcttgtataatgtttattttgtaacatttatttttcaggggtttgtcataaaaatatgctaataaatatttatatatatattaaaaatgtatattttataatgataaattggacgaaactaattttattataaaataaacaatataaaactatacataatatttctattttttcatatacaacatatttattt of Clarias gariepinus isolate MV-2021 ecotype Netherlands chromosome 6, CGAR_prim_01v2, whole genome shotgun sequence contains these proteins:
- the wbp4 gene encoding WW domain-binding protein 4 isoform X2; protein product: MADYWKSQPKKFCQYCKCWIADNKPSIEFHERGKNHKQNVAAKIEEIKKNSTDKAKKEEKMSKEFAAMEEAALEAYKEDMKRMRAEAEPSVQAKTKPEKFEVEGGAEPDKSKPGDWVQGTTNNGQIYYYNTTTGASQWEKPEGFQGQSESSAKDQTGTVSMWMEATSPEGYLYYYNTETGESTWEKPSVISPKEEHPSETNVQHKVQSMPESESLSGKDGLDSKHPRTPKISFRKRKEEVTVSGNDEKETKGEDLQESATEKKEPAAKIFRKANPYGDWEQILEEEEIDPYCHRS
- the wbp4 gene encoding WW domain-binding protein 4 isoform X1, which translates into the protein MADYWKSQPKKFCQYCKCWIADNKPSIEFHERGKNHKQNVAAKIEEIKKNSTDKAKKEEKMSKEFAAMEEAALEAYKEDMKRMRAEAEPSVQAKTKPEKFEVEGGAEPDKSKPGDWVQGTTNNGQIYYYNTTTGASQWEKPEGFQGQSESSAKDQTGTVSMWMEATSPEGYLYYYNTETGESTWEKPSVISPKEEHPSETNVQHKVQSMPESESLSGKDGLDSKHPRTPKISFRKRKEEVTVSGNDEKETKGEDLQESATEKKEPAAKIFRKANPYGDWEQILEEEEIDPYENVDLQLPQKLSGDSTSSSSDVPTEVKTKFKERIVTSLGDEGDLGALFKKRKPENGKPRSLRQRGKDD